Proteins encoded in a region of the Rhizobium sp. CC-YZS058 genome:
- a CDS encoding NAD(P)-dependent oxidoreductase, producing the protein MKHVIFGGDGFVGRHLAERLVNEGEEVLVADIVKSDLPHYGRVAFVHCDVTDPAQVAKVSIGPDDMVYNMAAKMLSPLQIRSKRWQFFWPVNYYGAENIMKATAAAGASRLVQFTTDMIYGHTVQSPQTEDHPAKPLGEYGKSKLATEELAYEWRKHGLNISIFRPRLIIGPGRLGILEKLFKLIDANLPVPMIGSGKAPYQFISVFDCAEAARLAWKGGVPNAEYNLGSDNPPSVRQLLGGLIQHAGSKSILIPTPGFAVKATLAAFDAINLPIMDPEQYLIADEMCVRETGKLKRELGWRPQYNDGAMLIAAYDEYRAKKTRGAYATPAAVPAE; encoded by the coding sequence ATGAAACATGTGATCTTCGGTGGCGATGGTTTCGTCGGCCGCCACCTTGCCGAACGCCTGGTCAATGAAGGCGAAGAGGTTCTCGTCGCCGACATCGTCAAGTCCGACCTGCCGCATTACGGCCGTGTCGCCTTCGTCCACTGCGATGTGACCGACCCCGCCCAGGTCGCCAAGGTCTCGATCGGCCCGGACGACATGGTCTACAACATGGCGGCCAAGATGCTCTCGCCGCTGCAGATCCGCTCCAAGCGCTGGCAGTTCTTCTGGCCGGTCAATTATTATGGCGCAGAGAACATCATGAAGGCGACGGCCGCGGCCGGCGCCAGCCGGCTGGTGCAGTTCACCACCGACATGATCTACGGCCACACCGTGCAATCGCCGCAGACCGAGGATCATCCGGCCAAGCCGCTCGGCGAGTATGGCAAGTCCAAGCTCGCGACCGAAGAGCTCGCCTATGAATGGCGCAAGCACGGGCTGAACATCTCGATCTTCCGCCCGCGCCTCATCATCGGTCCCGGCCGGCTCGGCATTCTCGAAAAGCTGTTCAAGCTGATCGATGCCAATCTGCCTGTGCCGATGATCGGCTCCGGCAAGGCGCCTTACCAGTTCATCTCGGTCTTCGATTGCGCCGAGGCCGCGCGTCTTGCCTGGAAGGGCGGCGTGCCGAATGCGGAATACAATCTCGGCTCCGACAACCCGCCCTCCGTACGCCAGCTGCTCGGCGGCCTCATCCAGCATGCAGGCTCAAAGTCGATCCTCATCCCGACGCCGGGCTTTGCCGTCAAGGCCACACTCGCCGCCTTCGATGCGATCAACCTGCCGATCATGGATCCCGAGCAATATCTCATCGCCGATGAGATGTGCGTGCGGGAAACCGGCAAGCTGAAGCGCGAGCTCGGCTGGCGGCCGCAATACAATGACGGCGCCATGCTGATCGCTGCCTACGACGAATACCGCGCCAAGAAGACCAGGGGCGCTTATGCCACTCCCGCCGCCGTGCCGGCCGAATAA
- a CDS encoding transporter, protein MKYIPFILFTVATNAAAQLMLKQGMMSLGPLSFTGETLIARIFQILFNPWVFAGLATFAISMASHLFVLSKVELSFAYPFLSLAYVVVAVIAYFVFREDINSWRIAGIAFICVGTVLIAQSGRGPADAPAPLDAAHANTAQIGSPT, encoded by the coding sequence ATGAAGTACATCCCTTTCATTTTGTTCACCGTGGCGACCAACGCCGCCGCTCAGCTGATGCTGAAGCAGGGCATGATGTCGCTCGGTCCGCTGAGCTTTACCGGTGAGACGCTGATCGCCCGGATCTTCCAGATCCTGTTCAATCCGTGGGTCTTTGCCGGCCTTGCCACCTTCGCCATCTCCATGGCCTCGCATCTTTTCGTCCTCTCCAAGGTCGAGCTGTCCTTCGCCTATCCCTTCCTGTCGCTCGCCTATGTCGTGGTCGCGGTCATCGCCTACTTCGTCTTTCGCGAGGACATCAACAGCTGGCGCATCGCCGGCATCGCCTTCATCTGCGTCGGCACGGTGCTGATCGCCCAGTCGGGCCGCGGCCCGGCGGATGCGCCCGCCCCCCTCGACGCCGCCCATGCCAACACTGCTCAAATCGGGAGCCCGACATGA
- a CDS encoding FAD-binding oxidoreductase has translation MAASTHPSWGRLTSGFHPAISVEAYEGAVAAGGSGEGARAIGEGSFLPYGNGRSYGDSCHNDRGALIEVRPRARILSFDPGTGVILCEAGVTLREVLERAIPHRFFLPVTPGTAFVTVGGALANDVHGKNHHARGTFGHHVRRFTLLRSSGDLLTCSPSENAALFAATIGGMGLTGLVLTVELTLMKVPSPHVQQHAIRFNTLDDYFAMIDRVDGEHEYSVAWIDQLARGRKTGRGILLAGDHADGSCEFPDLPRGLTLGVPFSPPVNLLNRLTLTAFNAAYLRKAKAGETVETVKWPGYFYPLDAVADWNRLYGPNGLYQHQSVFPEAHAPDIVVRLMETARRAGHASFLTVLKRFGSLAPRGLLSFARPGFTLTLDFANQGEQTLKLLDALDAIVLEAGGAINPYKDARMRPETFVASFPNYRNLEALRDPAMVSNFWTRTALAVEK, from the coding sequence ATGGCAGCCTCCACACATCCAAGCTGGGGCCGGTTGACCAGCGGGTTCCACCCAGCCATCAGCGTCGAGGCCTATGAAGGCGCGGTCGCGGCCGGCGGATCAGGCGAGGGGGCGCGGGCGATCGGCGAGGGCAGCTTCCTGCCCTATGGCAATGGCCGCTCCTATGGCGACAGCTGCCACAACGACCGCGGGGCCCTGATCGAGGTGCGCCCGCGCGCCCGCATCCTCTCCTTCGATCCCGGCACCGGCGTGATCCTGTGCGAGGCGGGCGTGACGCTGCGGGAGGTTCTGGAGCGGGCGATCCCGCATCGCTTCTTCCTGCCGGTCACGCCCGGCACCGCCTTCGTGACCGTCGGCGGCGCGCTCGCCAATGATGTCCATGGCAAGAACCACCATGCCCGCGGGACCTTCGGCCATCATGTCAGGCGCTTCACACTGCTGCGCTCGTCCGGCGATCTGCTCACCTGCTCGCCGAGCGAGAATGCCGCGCTCTTTGCCGCCACGATCGGGGGGATGGGGCTGACCGGCCTGGTGCTGACCGTCGAGCTCACCTTGATGAAGGTGCCGTCGCCGCATGTGCAGCAGCACGCGATCCGTTTCAATACGCTCGACGACTACTTCGCCATGATCGACCGGGTGGATGGCGAGCACGAATATTCGGTCGCCTGGATCGACCAGCTGGCCCGCGGCCGCAAGACGGGCCGGGGGATCCTGCTGGCCGGCGACCATGCCGACGGCTCCTGCGAGTTTCCCGACTTGCCGCGAGGCCTCACTCTCGGCGTCCCCTTTTCGCCGCCGGTCAATCTGCTCAACCGATTGACCCTGACGGCGTTCAACGCCGCCTATCTGCGCAAGGCAAAGGCGGGCGAGACGGTCGAGACCGTCAAATGGCCGGGCTATTTCTACCCACTCGACGCGGTCGCCGACTGGAACCGCCTCTATGGCCCCAACGGCCTCTACCAGCACCAGAGCGTCTTTCCGGAAGCGCATGCTCCCGACATCGTCGTCCGGCTGATGGAGACGGCACGCAGGGCCGGCCACGCCTCGTTCCTCACCGTGCTGAAGCGCTTCGGCAGCCTTGCGCCACGTGGCCTCCTGTCCTTTGCGCGGCCCGGTTTCACCTTGACGCTCGATTTCGCCAACCAGGGTGAACAGACCCTGAAGCTTCTCGATGCGCTGGACGCGATCGTCCTTGAGGCCGGTGGGGCGATCAACCCCTACAAGGATGCCCGCATGCGGCCCGAGACCTTCGTGGCCTCCTTCCCGAACTACAGGAACCTGGAGGCGCTGCGCGACCCCGCCATGGTTTCGAATTTCTGGACGCGCACCGCGCTCGCTGTCGAAAAATGA